A segment of the Calypte anna isolate BGI_N300 chromosome 4B, bCalAnn1_v1.p, whole genome shotgun sequence genome:
AGaaacagtctcaagttgtgccaggggaggtttagactggatatgaggaaaaaattcttcaccaaaaCGATTGTCAAGCATTGGAgcaggctgcctagggaagtaGTTGAATCACTgtccctgaaggtatttaaaaaacatgggCACCTGGGGACACGGTTTAGTGATGAACTTGGCAGTGATAGGTTGAtagttggactcagtgatcttatggctttttttaacctaaaggattctatgattctgtgagtctaAAACCAGGTCTTTTCTCTAAGAGAAGTATGAAAAAAGTAATGCAACACAGATGTAGTCAGGGAGTGACCAAAACTGCACTCCCCAGTAAAATGTACTCAACTACTATCCCTCTATAAGTTAAGAGAAAACTCAGTGTATTACTCACACACTCACAGAATATAAGGTGCTCAGCTCAGCACTTTTTCAGCCCCAGGACCTTGCCTCACTCCCAGTCCCTTGTAGGTAAGAGAAGCTTAAACCACCACATGCCTGAGGTAGGAAGGGTGAAATGCAATACCCACTGGGGAATTCCTTTCTTCAAGAACTGGCAAAATAGTGGTGCAGAGACCTGGCTGCCTCACAGACTGTAGAGTCCAcagcaaaggaaatattttgtgatgtttattttttactggACATATCCATAGCTCCCATAAATTATAATATTCAGTGTTCCCATAATTCCTTCTACCCTAATCCTTGTTTCCTGAAGCTCCTTACCCTGGGCACCATGACATTCTCTACAGGAACAgggaggagactccacaattTCTCTTGCTCTGCACATAATCAGCTGGGCTTTATTTCCTCAGTAATAacagaagtatttcagaaaCAGTCATTCTTTGCAcaaactgttttctctttcacttgCATCATAAATAACTTTCCTTCACCCACACTCCTCAACTAGCAATGAAATGTGTTGTCATTTTTACAGATTAGTAAACTGAATCACATGGCTGCCAAGTTGTTTGAAGATATGTGTCAGCTAGAGGATAAAGaagttttcagttcttttctctgtctgaaacagaaattctttctgGAGAACTCACCATGAAACAGACAAATGAGAATCACAGCCCTTTCCTGTGGGAGGGAAAGCATCAAAATTAGAGTTCTTGAGGCACTTGTTCAACTCCCAGTCTCTCACAACTGAAACATTCTGACATCTAAATTAACATATTTCCTCTGAGCATGCTTAAGAGAGAAATGTGATTCTCCTGAGCATCCACATGTGGAATCTGAAGTggaaaaagttttctttaaaaacaaactggggcatggaaaagaaatacagagccTGTACTGCACTGTAGCAATGCTATTGTTTGTCAGCCTTAAGCAATAAAGTATCATGGGCATAAACATGCCATGGAAAGTTCTCAAGGAAAACCAGTCTGGTCTCTTAATGGGAGAATATCAGGGAGGAGAGTTAAGAGCTCAATAATTAACGCTGAGCACAGGCTTTTGTTTAAGAAAGGAGTTTCAAAGCAAAGCTTACCTACTGCTTGATGTACATCCAAATTTCAGTCACATTGTAAAGACCTGTGAGTTTTAAACTGCCTTGTTCAAGTACTAGTGAAGCCACACCAGCAAAAAGCTCAACACAAGCTTACTAACCCTCGAATGAAGGCCCAATCTCAGGCTTTATTGAAAACAAGGCACACATTGTTCTAAGAGAAGTGGCATGCACATGAAGCCATTAGGTCAAAGAGTTCCCAAGACTGGAACATaaaggtatatatatatataaaaaagcaaCCTGGCAGTATGTTGATTTTACTGGTGAAAAATTCCCTGTTACACTTATTTCTGTTCCTACTCACTATGAATAAGGCCGTGTCCTAATGAGCTGGGAATGTCACAGAAGAAATACAACTTCTccagttttgaaaattttacACTTGGAGAATCAAATTGAACTTTTGTACAAAGCAATACAACTTCTCTAATTTCAGTGAAACTACAACTgcttatacatatatattatatagagagagtctatctatctatatatatatatagatagtCTAATGTAGTCAACTACAGTTACTGCCCTTGGAAAGCACTGTTCTGTGTTTGCTTCAGAGTTGTTGCACAGTTTAAGCAGACATTTCAAATACATTATCAGTCAATATCACCCCATTCATTTAAATAGTGATCAGTTGTACTGCTGACACTGACAGAAATCTTACTatgttgatgttttttctcttttagctcTTATTTTAGAGAAAGATGAGGATGTTACAGCTGGACAAGCTTCTGCAGTTACATGTATGACACAGGTTGCTTTGGTTAGCAGGAACAGAGCAATGGTCACTTCAAATCATTTATTCACTTAGACAACTTCTATGTTTCATGTAATGGAAGGGAACTCTTGATGGCTCAGTGGATGATCATAAATGTTCATTGCACAAATAAATACACTGTATAATAAAAAGCTGCATATAACAGGCACCTCTGTTTCCTCCTACAATTTAGTTACTGCTAGAGTGAAGCACAAAGATGGGAAAACCAACCCATTCATTCTCTTTTGGAAGAGGAGCAAAATAAGCAGTACGTTCTAGAAAGGCAGATAAACCCACTCATGATGTCTTGAAATATTATCTATATTCaataagatgtatttttaaaaactgtgtaagACAGCTCAGATATGAATGCTCCATTGATTACCTGAAGAATTTCTTACTTTCATGGTCTTCCTGCATGGAGACATTAAATGCACCTCAGAATTCAGTTGTTTTGtattcagtgtttcttttcaaGTGTTTTGCATTCTATGAAACAGATGCAAACTTCATCTGCTTGGGGTAAGCTCTCTGTACAAGTAAGTGCAAAGAGATGAGTTCTGAAAACATACAAAAGGACAAATGctaaggagaaaaagaattaaaatatgaCATAAAGCAGTAGTTACTCTACTGTTGCATAATTCTCTGTGGCTTAGAAACACCATTAACAAAGGAATTGAGCCTAAGGGAGCAGCCTACATTTGCAAATCAAACTGTCTGTCAACACTGGTACACCCACTGCTGGCAAATGGATATTCAGTAAGGAAGACCAAAGAAACCTCTAGTGAACATCTAAATAAACTAATATGTTGGCCAGGGTATCTGGAGGCAGGGGAAATGATGCTGATATTGGACACGGATAAAACTTTTGTGGGTTTGATTCAATTTTATGTTTTGGCTTAATCAGTCCTTCCCTGGCCAATTTTTCTAGCATTACCTTCCAGAATGAAGAGTATGGGAGGAAAATGCCTGTGTGGTGTCACTGAGATAGTACCTGGAACGAGCTCTTCCTTCTCAGCACAATcatgataaataggaaaaaaaaaatatgcatttcacTGGTACTAGGCCAGGAAATACCCCATTAAAGTTTCGAGATGGTGTAATTAGAaactttagtttaaaaaaacaagttgTTCTTCTTCTTGGCACTTGTTGGAGTTGGTTTCCTGTGAAGAAGTCTTGCATGTACTTTATCAGGTTGCCAATGCACACAGGCAGACTTGCAGAACAAGCCCTGGTGTTTGAATTGGTTTGCTTGCCTTTCTACTGCTTCCGAAATACACTCCCTGCACAAGCTGCCTGTGAGCTCAGTCCCTGGCTGGTCACAGCAATCTCCTGTGCATATGACTGTGAAGCTAAggcataatttattttaatatttagaatATAAACTTAACACATCAAAGCAGATCCCGACAGGGATCCCTTCAACATCTTCCCATGCCACACCTTAATTGTCTTAAAAGACTGAATGATTCATTatgtggtttgtttcttttccttcttcacttCACCCAAGATGAACATGTGATTTCTAGCATTCTTGCATATTAAAGCAGCCATAAGCGACAGAAGTTAtgcaaacttaaaaaaaataaatctgaagtaATAAAGAACTCTTCAAACTTTGCCATGTAGTCTAAATGAGCTTTCTTCAAAAGTACAGACACCTTCCCAGTTCTTcgggggaggaggaaggataTGACTGAGTCATTCTCCAAAACATCTGTGCCTTCTTGGGTAAGGAAATAATACTTAGTAGACTACTGTTAATTGCCAGTGAATATCCACTAAATGCAAGGAATCAGCTTGATTCAACTGAGTACCACTCACTATTGTAgactccaaaaaaacccaaaaaaccccacaatcaaccaaaaagccccaacaacaaaaaagcaaaccaaaaagaaaggaaagggaatgggaaagagaaatggaaaaggaaagggaaagggaaagagaaaggggagagggagaaggagagggagagggagaaggagagggaaagggaaagggaaagggaaatggaaagggaaaagggaaagggaaagggaaagggaaagggaaagggaaagggaaagggaaagggaaagggaaagggaaagggaaagggaaagggaaagggaaagaatgaCTGCTGTTTAGCCTATAGAAAACTGATACCAGCCACACAGAGCCCAAATCCATTGTAGTCTCACCTAACAATATATCCAGGAAATTAGTAAATACTAGGCAGAGTCTTCTCAGTCACCCAAGGCTTCCACAAGCCTTGCTGGCTCAGTGAGAATATAAATTGAAGTAAATTCTGCCTTATTGAATGAGAAAAGCAGTTATCAGGAGATGTTTTGAACAAAGATGCAGTGAAAGACCTGAGCTCTCCCTGCATGGCCATTTCTGCAATCCTCTGTCAGTGCACCTCTGACATTTTGTTCAAGGACAAAGATTATTTGCATACTTTGTGATACACATAGATGGATTTCAACAGCAAAAACAATTATTCATGCTCATATAATTAAGTCAGAGTAGCCATGAGACGCCAGATTTAAATGACCATTTTCATTGCCAATTTTGAACACAAATGCAGTGCTCTGAACATGGGCTAAACCATCACCACTGCTGCAAGCCACAGGCTCTTGGCAGTTCTTGTTCACCTTCTACTCAAAAATCTATCCTACCTCCCTTGTTCTCCAGGGGAAGGATGGAAGAAGTCTATCAGCTTTAGAAGGTTATACTGACAGCTGAATGAAGTAAAATGAAGAGAGAACTACTCTTTGTTCTCTCAATGGCTGTGTTCTGAGTACTCTAGTTTTGCACTTCACCCTCTTTCTTACTCAGGTCCTTTTTACTCTTGTTGCTAATCAGAAGTCTCCAGTGATGAAGGACACTAAATCTTCACATTGTGTTTGTGCAACAGAGCTGAAAGAAGGCCTGCAGACACTGCTTTAAGGGGTGCTCTTTCCCTCACTTAGGtttatttcactgctttctACCTCCAGGTGGAATTCCACTCCGCAGCAACACCAGCCCAACCAAAAGAGAGCTGCTGTTCTCCCAcctttcttcttgctcttgTGTGCCTTCCATTGCACTGGCATTAGTGCTGGCACAATCATGTGCTGACCTCATTCCAGGCAGGAATGGCCATCACTCCTGATTTTCTTCactcttgtttttttaaaactccaaTCTGACCCATAGTTCAGAAGTTATTTTGGCAGAAAAATAGCTGGAAATAgcatttttggaaaataaaccaATGTAGCTAGGAATTAAACCCACAACTTCATTAAaccagctgctctgcccttgTCTCTTGAGTTCTGCCTGCACTTAAATCTCATCACACCCTCTTGTGgtaaaagaaaatccaaagaaaaGCTACGCTATATTCTAACATTAATATAGCAATAACCACTGCTGTATCATTGGCATATTTCCTATCAGTGGAAGAGACTAACAGAAGAGGGAGTTCcaatacctttaaaaaaaaccctgccatttaaaaataataactaaggaaaaataaaatctctataTTAAGTGTGAGGGAGATACCCACGTAAGGGTaacactgctctttttattaCAAGATTTTACTCTCACCCACCATCAACCAGGAGCTGACCCTACCAGCTCGGCTGGGCCAACCTTTCCACCAAGACACCGGGGAGCAGGGCAAACCCAGAGAGATCGGTGTCACGGGGCCACAGGCAGCCTCGCGCTTCTCCCTCCTCCATAAGAACCCTGCAGGGCTGTCGATTTGACTGCAGACACCGGGCTGAGGCAACCCACCGGGCTGAGGCAACCCACTGGGCTGAGGTAACCCGCCAGACCAGGCTGAGGTAACGCACTGGGCTGAGGTAACCCCCCAGACCAGGTCAAGGTAACACACCGGAATGGGCTGAGGTAACGCACCACACTGAGGTACCACACTGGGCCAGGCTGAGGTAACCCAACGCACCAGGCCAAGGTAACGGACCGGACCGGGCTGAGGTAACGCACCAGGCTGAGGTAATACACCGGGCTGAGGTAACGCACCGAACCGGGCTGAGGTAGCGCAACAGGCCGGGCCGAGGCAACGCACTGGGCTGAGGTGAAGCACTGGGCTGAGGTAACCCACTTGACTGAGGTGATGCACTGGACTGAGGTACTGCATTGAGCATGGCTGAAGTAACCCAACGCACCAGGCCCAGGTAACGCATCGGGCTGAGGTACCGCACCGGGCTGGTCTGAGGTACCGCACCGGGCTGGTCTGAGGTACCGCATCGGGCCGTGGTACCGCACTGGGCCGGTCTGAGGTACCGCACTGGGCCGTGGTACCGCCGGTCGGTGCCAACGCCCGAGCTGCAGCGGGAGGACGGGGCCGCACGCGCCCCAACGGCTGCCGAGGACACGGGCACGCGCCCCACCGCGGCACCTCCCGGCCCGGCCTGCTGAACGGTAGGGGGCGCCTCCTCGGCGTGACGCGATTGCGTCAGACGCAGCCTCGGTAACGGCGCGGAATTTCAAAATGGAGGCGGCGGGGGAGGGGAACGGCCGCCGGGCCCCGCAGCCAGGCCTGGGCCGAGGCGGGCGGCGGAGGCAGCCGTGATGGGGAGCGGCGGCTGAGGTCCTGAGGAGATCCCGTAGCGGGGCCCAAGGAGTGCGGCCGGCGCCATGGCGACCTGCATCGGCGAGAAAATAGAGGTGTGGAATGCAGCTTCCCCTCCCCCCGGGCCTGGCCGGAGCCCCCCGGTCTTTTGTCGGGAGCGCGGGGCCGGGGGTGGGGAGAGACCGGACAGGGGGGGCACGTCCTCATCCCGGGTTTCTCTGTGGGAGTGGGGCTCCTCCCAGGCCCGCCTGCGCATTCGTCCCCTCAGCCTGGCTGGCTGTGGCGAGGTGGCCCGGTCCGGTCCAGTCCGGTCCCACCTGGCTCCTCCGGGGCAGGGCCGGTGCAGGAAGTGCTGACCCAGTGCGGGAAGGGCTGAGCCCCCGGACTCCCCCCCGTCCTCTGGGCCCACCCCTGTTTCCCTACttgtggggggggggagcaCCCTGAGGCGATGACGCCTGCGGCTCCGGCGGCGCGCACCTTGCGCGGGAAGCTCAGCCCCCGCCGTGGTTTTTATTCTCCGCGCTTCTGTGCCGGGTTTTGGAAAGCCCCGGGCGTTGTGTTTGTGGGGGGCGGTCGCTGCCATAGCAGCGGGAGCCGAGCGCGGCCGTCCCGTCCAGTCCGGCGGCAGAGAGGGCGGGAAGGTGTGCGGGCTCCTTGCCCATCCCCGGGCAGCCCCCGGTGCCAGGCGGTGTCCGTGCGGGGAGGATGATGCTGCGGGGGGTTCTCTGcggccctgctgctgctgacgGCCGCCGCGCCCCGGAGAGCTCCATCCAGGTACCCTCCGAGGGGCTCGGGATTGCGGGGCCTCCGTCTTCTGGCTCTGCGTCGGGAGAGATGCTTCGAATCCTGGGGCTGGGCTTGACCgtgatggttttttttgttcgtGTTGCAGGATTTCAAGGTGGGGAACCTCCTGGGGAAAGGCTCCTTTGCAGGGGTCTACAGAGCAGTATCCCTGAAAACCGGTCTGGAGGTGGCTATCAAAATGGTAAGGCTGCCAGCCAAGGAAAGCTCAGCCTTCTGAGGGAACAAGCAAGTTGCAGCAGGTTGGGGGATGATGCAGTTGGGCATTCGTGCCTGGGTTGCTTGTATGTAACCAGTATTTAGGGTTTGATGCTGAAAGATGCAAATAGTCTGTGTTGATAATTAAATGTGAATGCTTGCAGTGCTATGGAGAGAACTTGAGCTCAAATATTCAACATTCAGTAGTTAATCAGCCCCAAAATTCTAATTCAGAAAATTCATGACCACAAAAACTTAGTTTAGGATTTGTGTGGCTGGAGGTGGATCCAGTGCAAAATGCACTGGTGAGTTTCTTTCACTACAGGAGAAACTCTGTGAAGGAAACTCATCTACTGCAGGTGTTTCTCCACTTTTTATGTATTAACTGTATTGAGCAAATCAGCTTGGCAAAATCAGAACTAAGTTTCTCTGCTTAAGGATGTCAGAAACTTTTCTAATTAGTATTGGTACTGGAAATGTCAAACTTTGAGTTAGTTGAGTGTTTCTGTTTAGCTATGATACTTGTTCATTAAAAGCACATAGTAGGTTAAACTAAATCAAAACACTTACGTTTAGTTTTCGTGCAAACGTTCACTGAACAACTAAAATGTCAGGTTCACTTGCAACCAAAATGTACATGATCAGTGCTGCAGTGTTTGAAAAATACCCTGTGCTCCATTTACAGATAGATAAAAAAGCCATGCACAAAGTTGGAATGGTACAGAGGGTTCAGAATGAGGTGAAAATACATTGTCAGCTAAAGCATCCATCCATACTTGAGGTAAGCATGATGTAGAGAAGACTTATTATGTGACTTGCTGGATAGTCTaccaaatgtattttaattttttcattgttttatgTTCTAGCTTTATAACTATTTTGAAGATAGCAACTATGTATACTTGATACTGGAGATGTGTCACAATGGTGAAATGAGCAGATACAtcaagaacagaaagaaacccTTTTCAGAGGATGAAGGTGAgattgttttttcctgtctagCTCTCTTTGCAttcatgttttgctttattCTATAACTTTAATTCTAGTGAAAGGATATTTAGAAGTATAGTCACTGTGAACAAAGTTGTAGCTTTAAGTCTTATGATAAATTATAATCTCGAGATGATAAATTACTATTACACATATATTAATTTGAAGTTCTTTGTACTTTTGTTTCTGCTAAGAGAAAAATGAGGACTGGAAACTGTTAGGTCTAGAAAGAATGATTCTCCAAACTGCTGTAATTGCAATGTCATTTTGCAATGTCATTTTGCAAAGCCATGGTGATGATGCAAACCTCAGCCTGGATGAGGTTTTGTTGTTCCTGTTGTAATCTAAAACTCTCAATAAATATTCCACAAATTTCTAATGTAATAGAACAGAAGGCTATCCAAATATCATGAACTGAGAAGTTTTTGAGCAACTGGGATACTACTGGCCTTGCCAGTTTgctaataataaaacaaatggaATCCAAAATGCCTCTTATAATTTTATAATCTGCACACGGTGAAGCAGCTCAGTTTAGTGTATTTGCTCTTTCTGAAGGTGAGGAACAACTTTTTTCAGTTCTTAAGAACCTGACTTTAAAGAGTTTAGGCCAATTGCAAATAGTCCTGCTGACATTATTCTGTTAGCAAAGAAACACACCTGATTTCTGCCTTACAGAACACTTTTTATGAACTCTAGAACATGCCACATGGCTTAAATCAAAGTTAATTTCCATCTCATTTACATGACACCTAAACATCCttgttacttaaaaaaaaaagtgtcagtaGCACACTACCAATAGCATCCCTCAAAGAGGTGTTGTTCTAATAGCTGTGGTTTCAGTTGTATGACTAAAATCTGTAATTCTGTGTTGTGGCAGCTCGACACTTTCTGCACCAGATTATCACGGGTATGCTCTATCTTCATTCTCATGGAATCCTGCACCGGGACCTCACCCTTTCCAATATCTTACTCACCAGTAACATGAATGTCAAGATTGCTGATTTTGGACTAGCAACTCAGCTGAAAATGCCTCATGAAAAGCATTACACCATGTGTGGAACTCCAAATTACATTTCTCCAGAGATAGCCACAAGGAGCCCACACGGACTCGAATCTGATGTGTGGTCTTTGGGCTGTATGTTTTACACTCTTCTGATTGGGAAGCCACCTTTTGACACTGACACAGTCAAGAACACTCTGAATAAAGTAGTGTTAGCAGATTATGAAATGCCAGCCTTTTTATCAAGAGAGGCACAAGACCTCATACACAAGTTACTTCGCAAAAATCCAGCAGATCGTTTGAGTCTCTCCTCAGTGCTGGATCATCCTTTTATGTCCAGGTGTGGCTCTGCAAGGAGTAAAGACTTGGGAACTTCAGAGGATTCTATGGACAGTGGAAATGCTACCATCTCTACAACCTTCACAGGCTCTTCCAAcatcagcaccagcagctgcttgaaggaaaagaagaagctgTTGGTTGGACAGCCACTCCCAaataaaatgactttttttccgAAGAACAAGAATTCCAGTAATACCTCATCAGTAGATGGAAGTGGTTCTTTTCATCAGTGGGCAattcagggaaaagaaatgggCATGACTGGCAGGGGAAGAACCCTGCAGCTTGCTGAGGAGAGACCACATTCACGTTACCTCCGAAGAGCCCACTCTTCAGACAGGTCTGGCACATCCCACAGTCAGACTCAAGGCATATCCAGTATTGCTGGGAGATGCCACTCTATGGAACTGCTTTCCAAGCCTAAAGTAGGAACAAGGGAGAGCACAGAATGCTTTTCACCTGCAAACAGCTACACTGATATAGGAGAAATATTTAAGGAGAAGGCTTCTAGCAGTTCTGGTTCTTTTGAAGGGCAAATATCTCCACCTGTGAAAGACCAACCACAGTAAGAATCAGTTTTTATTAAGATGAAGTTTGTAGCTGCCTTGAATGTtaaatgcttgtttttttgctgtgacTAAGCTATAGAAAGTGCCCAAAGCCTTTACTCCACTTGTAGCTTGAAAACCATGTTTTCCTCTTCCATGCAAGAAGAGCCCTTTCTTGTGATAAACCTGTCTATGCTCAGaggcttgctttgctttttccatcaGCAGAATATAAAAGAATGTTTCCTGCTTTAGTATTATTTGGTTTCCTATTACAGTATGTGAAGAAGTAGAAGCCTTGTGTGATGgtttcatgtttttctctttacaaGTCCATTCAGGGAAAATGCAAAAGGGGAACTTTGACCTATAGGAAAAGTTAATGGAGTAAGAGTTTTTTCCTGACTATTTGTGTTTCACACCAAGTGTTTCACCTAAGCCTCTGTTCAGGAGGTTCAGTGGGCATGTGCATCCTTTTTAGTTTgagaaatgtttgaaaaaaagcCCCCAGTTTTTATGGAAATACTAACCAAATTCTTAGTTGTGTTGCTTATGGTTTcataaaaacatgcaaaatgaaaatgtggcAGAATATTAATGTGAGTGTTGGGGATTACTGAATGTTTACTGCCTTTTTTCCATGGTTGATTATAGGACAGCCTCTTGCATCTAGACTTAGCCTGCACAGAAATCTTAAATGCAAGAGTCTAAACCCTAAATTAGGTGTTTATATTCTGTGGGAGTTTTTGTGATAACTGAGTCCTGCCAATGCTAAAGTAGTGATCATTGCAAATAGAAAGTATGTGTAGGTACAGGCTATGGAGACAGAAAACTTCTCTGGAGCTTCGTGTGAGTTTATAACAGATGAGTGACTCTGCAGGAACTTTTTGCATGAATTCTTTATTCTTCATCATGTGGATTATAGCTTGAGTACTCCTGTGGCTACATATGTCACTGTCTAAAAAGctggtaaaatgttttctaatcTTTAGGATTTCCTGTATTTACATCAGCTCCCATTATTTTAGGTGTTAAGATTGCCTGTGTTTTAGCTGCATGTTTGTTATGCTAAATTTGGTCTGGTAGAGTCATGGGCATCATCCCTGTACCCTGGGGTTTCTCCTCATACTGTGATTCTGTTCCCTGTACTAAGAACTAAATGTGagaacagctgctgctggcagcattATCAGAGGCTTTTTTATTCATATGTCAGTGCCAAGAGTCTCCTGTTAGCAGCGAGTGCTAACAGGTTTACATTTGTGCTAAATATCAGTAGTAACTTTTCATTCCATTTGGGAAATTTTAAGAATTATTCCTCTATTCTTTAAGCATGTTATGTGCTATCTAGAGctgcatttttcaaatgttcTAAGTGTTGAGCTGTAACATAACTTTGATTGTGCAAGTGTCTTTGATGCAATTTGGTTAAATgtgtaacttttctttttcaggtcaGATTATCTCTGCCCCATGAAGCCCCAGGTCGGTTTGTTAGAGCAGAAATCCCAGGCTGAAACAATGCAGCAGTGGCTTGGAAGCATGCAGACAAGTGGTGGGTTACTAATCAAGTGCATATTTTTCCACTCAAGTTGGAACAGTGACTTGTAACATTTTCTGTAGGATTTTCTGGAGGTTGTTCTGTATTTTGGTTCTTTAAACGTGTGACAGAAAGGGTATTTATGTGATACTGGGTATAATGCTGACTGGGAGTTAACAGGCTACTGCAGAcagactttttttcagaaggagaaGCATGGGAAACCCTAAACTGAGTTGTCACTGTGGAAAATTGGCACAGATATTGAAAGAGGAGGAATAATTTCCAGCATCCCTAGTATGCTGAATAATTTTCAAGCAAGAAATATGCCACTGAAAgtgtcatttttgttttctcttttggaCTG
Coding sequences within it:
- the PLK4 gene encoding serine/threonine-protein kinase PLK4; amino-acid sequence: MATCIGEKIEDFKVGNLLGKGSFAGVYRAVSLKTGLEVAIKMIDKKAMHKVGMVQRVQNEVKIHCQLKHPSILELYNYFEDSNYVYLILEMCHNGEMSRYIKNRKKPFSEDEARHFLHQIITGMLYLHSHGILHRDLTLSNILLTSNMNVKIADFGLATQLKMPHEKHYTMCGTPNYISPEIATRSPHGLESDVWSLGCMFYTLLIGKPPFDTDTVKNTLNKVVLADYEMPAFLSREAQDLIHKLLRKNPADRLSLSSVLDHPFMSRCGSARSKDLGTSEDSMDSGNATISTTFTGSSNISTSSCLKEKKKLLVGQPLPNKMTFFPKNKNSSNTSSVDGSGSFHQWAIQGKEMGMTGRGRTLQLAEERPHSRYLRRAHSSDRSGTSHSQTQGISSIAGRCHSMELLSKPKVGTRESTECFSPANSYTDIGEIFKEKASSSSGSFEGQISPPVKDQPQSDYLCPMKPQVGLLEQKSQAETMQQWLGSMQTSVPLRPPVDLPGSSNAHGGFRYHLDVQQDASKNSWNTLKDIRSHEGSIDCLHSLSQRNPKKCIPGVLCKSEKIQPLSSCGLWSTSEQNQTWGKEPAPQKPSLRSIVSPLSAQRLKPIRQKTKNAVVSILDTGEVCMEFLKEHHSQELVKEVLRISSDGNVIAVYHPNEGRGFLLGDRPPAPPEDICMYNVDNLPEKYWKKYQYAAKFVQLVRTKTPKVTFYTRYAKCMLMENSPTADVEVCFYDGAKIHKTDGIIRVIEKSGKSFTLKGENEAGLKKEIQAYMDHANEGHRICLALEAAVLEEEKRSESVPFFPIIVGRKPGNTESPQAVASPLLDNTNYPKEVMALNRNIAASSAPVQTPSCPPVVSCEKPTFMTTAETTCSSSAHQTECSPTSAQLLKSVFVKNVGWASQLTSGAVWVQFNDGSQLVAQAGVSSITYTSPDGQTTRYGENDKLPEYIKEKLHCLSSILVMFTNPAGPH